The Caldicellulosiruptor obsidiansis OB47 genome segment CTTTCCAGCATTTCATCAAATGTTAAAGCAAGCCTGCCAATTTCATCATTTGTGTTTGGAAAATTCAAACGTTTGCTCAAATCGGTATGTCCTATTGTTCTTGCCATTGTTGTTATATCGTCAATGGGTTTTAATGCTTTTTTAGCAAGGATATACCCACCTGCTACTGCTATTAAAAACGGAATTGGGATAGATAGAAATATTACGTTTTTCAAATTATTCATAATTCTTCTTGTTGAAGATGGTCTTCCAATTCTGAGCCAGCCGATTAGGTTATTTTTCATATCATATATTCGCTGGTCATAAACAAGCCATTCTTTGCCATTTAATTCAAACATTCTTACCTTTGTATCAAGAGGAATGTTTTTTATGCTTTTTGCAAATAAATTACTTGTTGAATATATCATCTTTTTATTTTTGGAATACACTACTATTTGTGCTCCTGAGCTAATTATTCTGTGTGACTCTGAGATAGTAATTTTGCTGTCTTTCGAAATGTTTATTCTCAAAGCAACTTCATATGCAAAGTCCTGCAAAAAACTTCTCTCGCTTATTTCTAAAGTTTGAAACATAAGAAGGTACAAAAAAAGACTAAACAGAGCTACTATGACCATTAACATTATTGAATACCAGATAGTAAGTTTTAATCTTATATTTAAACACTTAAGAAAATTTTTTTTCATTTTTCATCCCTCAACATATATCCTACACCACGGATAGTATAAATAAGTTTTTCAGGGAAACCATCATCAATTTTTCGACGAAGATACCTTATATAAACATCAACTATATTAGAAGTTCCTTCGAAATCATAATTCCATACATGCTCGGCTATCTGAGAGCGTGTAAGGACTCTGCCTTTATTTCTAGCAAGATATTCTAAAATAGAATACTCTTTTGATGTAAGCTCAATTAGCTTTCCTGCTCTTGTGACCTTGTGAGAATTTGTATCTATTACAAGGTCTTTTACTTTGATTATTGGTTCTCTTGTTTGAGCATATCTTCTTAATAATGCTCTTATTCTTGCTAAAAGTTCATCAAATGAAAAAGGCTTTACAAGATAATCATCTGCACCAGCATCAAGTCCAATGACTCTGTCTTCTATTGAATCTTTAGCAGTCAAACAAAGTACTGGTGTTTGGATTCCTTTTAATCTTATAAGTTTCAGCAAGTTGATGCCATCAATCTTAGGAAGCATTATGTCAAGTATAATAAGGTCATAGCTGGTGCTCGTTGCAAAATGAAGACCTTCCTGTCCGTCAAAAGTTATATCTGTACTATAGCCTACTTCTTGAAGTCTTCTTGCAATGGTGTGTGCTAGTGATTCCTGATCTTCTACTATTAGAATTCTCATTTGAGTTTTCACCTACACTTTAGTTTCTATCTCAAAATTATAACTTATGCTGAAAACTTTATAAATTAAAAAAGTTTAATCCTTCTTTAATCTTCTTTTAATGTTAAAGATTTAAAATAAATAACAGATTTGAAAAATCAAAATTTTACAAAAGGGAGGTTTTGATTTCAATGAAAAGAAAATCAAAGCTTATGAAAAGACTTATTGCAATTGGAATTTTGGCAGCTTTTATTTTAACTGGAGTTTTTAGTTTTGCTGCCACAACATCTACTTCTTCGTCAAAAAGCCATGTAAAGAAGGTATCCACAGTTGCAACTAAAACTCCTGTAAAAGCAGGAAAGATTAGTACAAAATTAGCTAAATATTCAAAGAGCAGCAAGTCTTCAAAAACAGAAACTAAAAAGAGTTCTACAAAAACAAACAAAGTTTATTCCTCAAAGAACCAAAAAACTGCGAAAACGTCAACCTCAAAATAAATCAAATTAACTAAAGGTAGCACTGCTACAATCCTAACTTCATAATAAAAAATTTTGGGCTGTGCCATTTAGATGCTTTTAAAGAAGGGCCAGCCCTTTTTTATTATGACCTTACATAAAATGAGAGTTTGCAAAACTGGAATTTTTTATAATTTCTAATTTTCTTTATGTAACTTTTCAGGATAAAAAAGAGAGAATGCAACCAAAAATTTTATAATATGCTATTAAACTGTATAAATTCCAGTAATATTTTGTATTATATTGAGTCCTGATTGATAATTTATTATCACATTTCTATTTTCTTTTACATACAGGTTGTGGTATATATAAAGTTAAGATTTATATTTAGCAAGAAAAACTTTGAAATTTACAGTGTTCAACCTATTTTAACTTTAAAGAAGAAAGAAGGTATAAAAGGTTGAAGATAGTTACATTTTCACACTATAAAGATGTTGATGAAAAAGAGATAAAAGATTCTGTTGCCGTTGTGATAGACCTATTGAGGGCAACTTCTGTTATGATATGGGCAATCTCAAATGGGGCAGAAAAGATTATTCCTGTTGAGTCCATTGAAGAGGCAAGACTTTTTAAAAGTGTTGAAGAAACCTTTATACTTGGAGGGGAAAGAGGAGGTTTAAAGATTGAAGGGTTTGACCTTGACAATTCACCTCTTTCTTATAAAAAAGAGGTTGTTTGTGGTAGAAAAATTATCATGACAACAACAAACGGAACAAGAGCGCTCAAAAGAGCAGTTATGGCGAAAAGAATATTTCTTGGTTCATTTATAAATGCACAAAAAACTGCAGAGTATATATTAAAAGAAGCTTTGAAAAAGGATATACAAAAAATAACAATTGTATGTGCAGGTACAGAAGAGAAGTTTACCCTTGAAGATATTCTGTGTGCTGGATATTTTGTTGATATGTTTAAAAATGGTCTTGGAGATGTTGAAATTGATGATCTATCCTTGGCTTCATTTGAGCTATATAAAAAATTTGAAAATGACCCTCATAAAATATTAAAATATTCATATCACTATAATCGTCTAAAACAGCTTGGGTTTGAAAAAGATCTTGAGTTTTGTCTCAGAAAAGACTTTGTAGATTGTATTTGTGAGTATAAAAACCTTGTTGTAGAGAAGGTGTTTGTTGATGTTTGAGATTTATCTTTCGTCATATTCAAAGAGGATTTATAGGAAAAGAGCCAAAATTACAAGTTTTGTAGGAATGATTTTTATTCTATTAATATCTTCTCTTTTGCATTTTGGGTTTGAGTTTTTCGGGAGGATAAAATGGACAGCAATAGTTTTTGCAGTAAACGAGAGTGTATGGGAACATCTAAAGATAGGATTTTTTGGTGGCTTTATTTTCTACATAATTGAATATATAATCTATGGAAGAAGGTTTGAAAATTTTATTGTAGGAAAGTCTGTAGCACTTTTTTTAATTCCTTTTTTAACAGCTATATTTTATTTTCTGTACACCGCATTTTTGGCTGACAATCTTTTTTTGGATATATTAACGCTTGTTTTGGCAATCATAATTGCTCAGCTTGTCAGTCTTAAAATCACACTTTCACAAAAGAAAATTAAAAAAGCACCTTTTGTGATACTGATAATTTTGCTTTTGATTATTTTTCCGCTGTTTACATACTTTCCACCTAAGATTCCTCAGCTTTTTTACGACTTTGCTCACAAAAGGTATGGAATATAAATTTTTAAGAGGAGGAACAGGAAAAGATGGAAAAACCAAAATTTTATATAACCACACCAATATACTATCCTTCTGACAAGCTTCATGTTGGTCACACTTACTGTACAGTTGCTGCTGATACAATTGCAAGGTACAAGAGATTAAGAGGGTATGACGTGTTTTTCCTGACAGGGACAGATGAGCATGGACAAAAGATAGAAAGAAAAGCGCAGGAAGCCGGTAAAACTCCACAACAATATGTTGATGAGATAGTGGCTTCAATAAAAGAGTTGTGGAAGCTTATGAACATTTCATACGATGATTTTATAAGAACAACCGAAGAGAGACATAAAAAGGTTGTTCAAAAGATTTTTACAAAGCTTTATGAACAGGGCGATATTTATAAAAGCGAGTATGAAGGCTGGTACTGTACACCATGTGAATCTTTCTGGCTTGACAGACAGCTTGTTGATGGGAAATGTCCTGATTGTGGAAGACCTGTTGAGCGTGCAAGGGAAGAGAGTTACTTTTTCAGGTTATCAAAGTATCAGGATGCCTTGATGAAATATATAGAGGAACATCCAGAATTTATAGTTCCCCAGTCACGTGCAAATGAGATGATAAATAACTTTATAAAACCGGGACTTGAGGATGTCTGTGTGTCAAGAACAACAATTAAGTGGGGAATTGAAGTGCCGTTTGACCCCAAACATGTCATATATGTATGGATAGATGCTCTTTCAAACTATATAACAGCACTTGGTTATATGTCAGAAGATGATAGCAGGTTTAAAAAATACTGGCCGGCAGATGTTCACCTTGTTGGAAAAGAAATTGTCAGGTTCCACACCATTATTTGGCCGGCAATGCTTATGGCGCTTGGTCTTCCTCTTCCAAAGACTGTATTTGGTCATGGCTGGCTTCTTTTGGAAGGCGGTAAAATGTCAAAGTCCAAGGGAAATGTTGTTGACCCGGTAATTCTTGCTCAAAAATATGGCGTGGATAGTCTCAGATATTTCTTGCTTCGTGAAATTCCATTTGGTGCAGATGGTTATTTTTCAGAAGATGCTCTTAAAAACAGGCATAATAGTGACCTTGCAAACGATCTTGGAAATTTGCTTTCAAGAACAGTTGCAATGATAGAAAAGTATTTTGATGGTGTGATTTATCATCCAGAGGAAGAAGAAGAGATTGACAATGAACTGAAAAGACTTGCTAAAGAGGTATACGAAAATGTCTGCAAGCTGCTTGATGAGTTCCAGTTTTCAAATGCATTGATTGAAATATGGAAGCTTATCTCAAGGGCGAACAAGTATATTGACCAGACAATGCCCTGGGTGCTTGGCAAAGACAAGTCAAAGTATCCAAGGCTAAAAACAGTGCTTTATAATCTTGCAGAGGTTTTGAGAGTGGTTGCTGTGTTAATAGAGCCATTTATGCCTCAGACAACACCAAAGATCTTGCAACAGCTGGGTATTTCAAAGGATGAAAATTTGGATATAACTACATGGGAGAGTGCATCACAGTATGGCTTGATTCCAGAGGGTACAAAGGTAAAAAGAGGTGAACCTATTTTCCCAAGAATAATAGAAAAGGAGGAAAATGCTGTGGAAGATACAAACAAGCAAGAAGTTAAAAGACCTGAGGGAGCTGTGCCTGCAGATGACAAAAATGAAGAGCAAAAAGAATACATCACAATAAATGATTTTGCAAAATTAGAACTGAGAGTTGCTAAGATATTAGAAGCACATAGAATAGAAGGTGCAGATAAACTTTTGAAACTCATTATTGATTTAGGAGATGAGAAGAGGCAAATTGTTGCAGGTATTGCAAAACACTACTCACCCGAGGAGCTTGTTGGCAAAAAGATTGTGGTTGTTGCAAACTTAAAGCCTGCAAAGTTAAGAGGAGTAGAATCTCAGGGAATGCTTTTGGCAGCCTCAATTGGCGATGAACTTACCTTAATCACCCCTGAAAAGGACATAAAAGAAGGAGCAAAGGTAAAATGATAATAGATGTTCATGCACACTATGATGATGAAGCTTTTGATGCAGATTTAGAGGATGTGATGGCAAAACTGAAAGAAGAAGATATAATTGCCATCTCATCCTCTTCTTCTGTTGAGTCTTCAAAAGAAAACATTGAAATTGCAAAAAAATATGATAACATTTATATAACTGTAGGAATTCATCCTCATGAGGCAAAGGATGCACCAAAGGATTTTGAGCAGGAGCTTTTTGGGCTTGCAAGGTTTGAAAAGAACGTTGCAATTGGTGAGATTGGGCTTGACTATCACTACGATTTTTCTCCAAGGGATGTTCAAAGAGATGTTTTTGTAAGACAGATTGAGGTTGCAAAAGAATTAAATCTTCCAATTGTTGTTCATTCAAGAGAGGCTCACAAGGATACTTTGGATGTTCTTTTTGAAAGAGCTGTAGGCAAAATTCCAGTTTTAATACACTGTTATTCAGGAAGCGTTGAGATGAGCAGGATTTTGAGAAAACATGGGATATATATCTCAGTTGGTGGTGTTATCACTTTTCAGAATGCTAAAAAACTGGTTGAGGTTGTGAAAGAGTATCCGCTTGAACTTTTGATGCTGGAAACGGATAGTCCTTACCTGACACCGCACCCCTACAGAGGAAAAAGAAATGATTCAACTTATTTAAAGTATGTAATACAAAAAATTGCTCAAATAAAAGATGTTTCTGAAGATGAGGTTATTGAAAAGACTACACAGAATGCAAAAAACTTTTTTGGTATAAAATAAAAAGAATGGAGATGAAACAAAGATAAAATGGGAATGATAACATATACAATTGACAACAGGTTATATATAAATGTCACCAATAAATGTACAAACTCATGCATATTCTGTATAAGAAACTCTGAGAAAGGACTTGGCGAAGGATATGACCTCTGGCTTGAAAAGGATCCAACAGCAGAGGAGATTTTGAATGAGATAAAAGACCCTCAAAAATATGATGAGATAGTATTTTGTGGCTATGGTGAGCCTTTAATAAAACTTGATGTTGTCATTGAAGTTGCAAAAAGGTTAAAAGAGAGAACTTCAGTGCCGCTAAGGGTCAATACAAACGGTCATGCATCTTATATTCATAAAAAAAACGTACCACAGCTTTTATCAGGGCTTATTGACAGGATATCAATAAGTCTAAATGCTCCAAATAAAGAGAGGTACAATGAAATCTGCAGACCTTTTGATAAAGACATATATGACCATGTAATTGAGTTTATAAAGGAAAGTAGAAAGTATATAAAAGAGGTTTGGGTTTCGTGTGTTGATATAATTTCAAAAGAGGAGGTAGAAGAGTGCAAAAAAATTGCACAGGAGCTGGGAGTTAATTTTAAGCTGAGAGCTTATGAGCAATAAACCAGAAAAAATAGAGAAGTTCTTAAAAGGCATAAAAAGGGCATTTTTGCGTATAGTTAAAGTATACAAAATAAACACTGATTTTTATCAAAATCGGTCAAGTATTCACATAGCCACATAGCTAAAAAAGCTGAAAGAAATTTGAAAAAGTTTATTTATTTTTGGTATTGATTGGTGTATACAAAAAACATATAATTATAACTGTAAACAGCAGGTGGCAAGAAAAATGCGGACAACCCCCTTGTAACTCTTATTTTTGAAAGCTTACATAAGTTCAAAATCCCCCCGTTCATTTCCTCCTTTTATATAGAAAGCGGGCAGAAGCTCATAAAATGGAAGAGCTTCTGCCCGCTTGCGATTTTAGAAGAATTTTTAATAGAAAATGGGCAGAGGATAGTGTAAAATAAAAAAAGCATATTTGGTTACAGAGGAGAAGGCAAGGTATATGCCACGGTTTAAAGTTAAAAGTGCTGAAGGTTATGTATACAAAAAACCTCAGAGGGAAAGAAGAATAAGGTTTAAGCGCAAATATATTTTATATACGTTTATTATCTGGATTGTTGCAAATGTTTTTTTATTTTTAGCAAGAGAATATATTTCAAACTACTTTTTTTCAGCTCAGCTTCCACTGCTTCGGGTTGAAAATTACAAAAAGATACTTATCTTTGCACCACACTGTGACGATGAAACTTTGTCTTCTGCAGGAGTAATACAAAAAGCACTTTTGTATGGTAGAAAAGTTAAAGTTGTTGTTATGACAAACGGTGATGGGTTTACCCGCGCCGCTGGTCAGAACTTCGGGAAGATCAGGTTAAAGCCTGATGATTACATAAGATTTGGTTATCTTCGACAAAATGAAACAGTTCATGCGCTTGAGGACTTGGGGGTAAAAAGAGAGGATATAATATTCTTAGGATATCCGGATAGGGGTTTGAGGTTTTTATGGGAAAAATATTTTGATTCAAAGGTGAGCTATTTTAATCCCTTAACACGCACATTCAAAAGTCCATATTCAAACTCCTATCAGAGAGGAGTAGAATACAAAGGAATAAACGTTGTAAAGAATATTCAGAGCATAATAAAATCATTTGAGCCTGATTTAATCATATATCCATACTCGCACGACCAACATCCTGACCACTGGGCAACATCAGCGTTTGTAAAGTTTTCAATTCTGACATTAAATTACAGCTGTGAAGAATGGCAGTATCTTGTACACAGAGGAGACTGGCCAACTCCTTTTGGTAAGCACCCTCAGATGTATCTTGTTCCTCCGTTCAAGCTTGCGTTTACAAATACAGAATGGTATCAGGTACCACTTGAGGAGAATATGATAGAAAAAAAATTAAATTCAATCTCAGATTACCATTCTCAGATGAAGGTTATGAGAGGATTTTTGGAGGCGTTTGTTCGTCAAAATGAATTATTTGCAAAATTGAATAATGAATATGCAAAAAAATATGAGGGGGACAACCTGTTTTCAGACAAATATTTAATTAGCAAGGAACCGACACACGACATATGGTCGCTCATTTTTGAAAAAGGCGCTGATATTGAAGCGATATTTGCAGCACACGACAGCAAGAACATCTACATAGGTATCGAAATGGTCGGTTCTGCTAAAAAACTTATTTCGTACTATCTTCACATAAGAGCATTTGAAAATTACAAGTATCTTGGCAGGATGTATGTTCTGATTTCTGGCAGCAAAATGAATGTAATAAAGACCATGACAAGCCCTGCTTTTTCAGCTCAAAATGCCAAAATGCGCAGGAAAAAGAATCAGATTGAGATAGTATTTC includes the following:
- a CDS encoding PIG-L deacetylase family protein, which produces MPRFKVKSAEGYVYKKPQRERRIRFKRKYILYTFIIWIVANVFLFLAREYISNYFFSAQLPLLRVENYKKILIFAPHCDDETLSSAGVIQKALLYGRKVKVVVMTNGDGFTRAAGQNFGKIRLKPDDYIRFGYLRQNETVHALEDLGVKREDIIFLGYPDRGLRFLWEKYFDSKVSYFNPLTRTFKSPYSNSYQRGVEYKGINVVKNIQSIIKSFEPDLIIYPYSHDQHPDHWATSAFVKFSILTLNYSCEEWQYLVHRGDWPTPFGKHPQMYLVPPFKLAFTNTEWYQVPLEENMIEKKLNSISDYHSQMKVMRGFLEAFVRQNELFAKLNNEYAKKYEGDNLFSDKYLISKEPTHDIWSLIFEKGADIEAIFAAHDSKNIYIGIEMVGSAKKLISYYLHIRAFENYKYLGRMYVLISGSKMNVIKTMTSPAFSAQNAKMRRKKNQIEIVFPKKDLQNPNMLYLSVRTEFLGRQLDRSAWKVIELK
- a CDS encoding TatD family hydrolase, whose translation is MIIDVHAHYDDEAFDADLEDVMAKLKEEDIIAISSSSSVESSKENIEIAKKYDNIYITVGIHPHEAKDAPKDFEQELFGLARFEKNVAIGEIGLDYHYDFSPRDVQRDVFVRQIEVAKELNLPIVVHSREAHKDTLDVLFERAVGKIPVLIHCYSGSVEMSRILRKHGIYISVGGVITFQNAKKLVEVVKEYPLELLMLETDSPYLTPHPYRGKRNDSTYLKYVIQKIAQIKDVSEDEVIEKTTQNAKNFFGIK
- a CDS encoding DUF6512 family protein translates to MFEIYLSSYSKRIYRKRAKITSFVGMIFILLISSLLHFGFEFFGRIKWTAIVFAVNESVWEHLKIGFFGGFIFYIIEYIIYGRRFENFIVGKSVALFLIPFLTAIFYFLYTAFLADNLFLDILTLVLAIIIAQLVSLKITLSQKKIKKAPFVILIILLLIIFPLFTYFPPKIPQLFYDFAHKRYGI
- a CDS encoding TatD family nuclease-associated radical SAM protein, with the translated sequence MGMITYTIDNRLYINVTNKCTNSCIFCIRNSEKGLGEGYDLWLEKDPTAEEILNEIKDPQKYDEIVFCGYGEPLIKLDVVIEVAKRLKERTSVPLRVNTNGHASYIHKKNVPQLLSGLIDRISISLNAPNKERYNEICRPFDKDIYDHVIEFIKESRKYIKEVWVSCVDIISKEEVEECKKIAQELGVNFKLRAYEQ
- a CDS encoding winged helix-turn-helix domain-containing protein, translating into MRILIVEDQESLAHTIARRLQEVGYSTDITFDGQEGLHFATSTSYDLIILDIMLPKIDGINLLKLIRLKGIQTPVLCLTAKDSIEDRVIGLDAGADDYLVKPFSFDELLARIRALLRRYAQTREPIIKVKDLVIDTNSHKVTRAGKLIELTSKEYSILEYLARNKGRVLTRSQIAEHVWNYDFEGTSNIVDVYIRYLRRKIDDGFPEKLIYTIRGVGYMLRDEK
- a CDS encoding 2-phosphosulfolactate phosphatase family protein, whose translation is MKIVTFSHYKDVDEKEIKDSVAVVIDLLRATSVMIWAISNGAEKIIPVESIEEARLFKSVEETFILGGERGGLKIEGFDLDNSPLSYKKEVVCGRKIIMTTTNGTRALKRAVMAKRIFLGSFINAQKTAEYILKEALKKDIQKITIVCAGTEEKFTLEDILCAGYFVDMFKNGLGDVEIDDLSLASFELYKKFENDPHKILKYSYHYNRLKQLGFEKDLEFCLRKDFVDCICEYKNLVVEKVFVDV
- the metG gene encoding methionine--tRNA ligase, which produces MEKPKFYITTPIYYPSDKLHVGHTYCTVAADTIARYKRLRGYDVFFLTGTDEHGQKIERKAQEAGKTPQQYVDEIVASIKELWKLMNISYDDFIRTTEERHKKVVQKIFTKLYEQGDIYKSEYEGWYCTPCESFWLDRQLVDGKCPDCGRPVERAREESYFFRLSKYQDALMKYIEEHPEFIVPQSRANEMINNFIKPGLEDVCVSRTTIKWGIEVPFDPKHVIYVWIDALSNYITALGYMSEDDSRFKKYWPADVHLVGKEIVRFHTIIWPAMLMALGLPLPKTVFGHGWLLLEGGKMSKSKGNVVDPVILAQKYGVDSLRYFLLREIPFGADGYFSEDALKNRHNSDLANDLGNLLSRTVAMIEKYFDGVIYHPEEEEEIDNELKRLAKEVYENVCKLLDEFQFSNALIEIWKLISRANKYIDQTMPWVLGKDKSKYPRLKTVLYNLAEVLRVVAVLIEPFMPQTTPKILQQLGISKDENLDITTWESASQYGLIPEGTKVKRGEPIFPRIIEKEENAVEDTNKQEVKRPEGAVPADDKNEEQKEYITINDFAKLELRVAKILEAHRIEGADKLLKLIIDLGDEKRQIVAGIAKHYSPEELVGKKIVVVANLKPAKLRGVESQGMLLAASIGDELTLITPEKDIKEGAKVK